The Rhodopirellula islandica sequence AGTGCTCGGTCACACCCAACGAGCTCAGGCGGCTGAGGGTGAGACGCAGCGGTACCGTGTTTTGACGGATGTTCGCGTGCGTTTTTTCGAAGCGATCGCCGCCCAACAACAAGTCGACGCGACGCGGCAGTTTGCTGGTGTGGCACTTCGTGGTGTGCAGGTCGCCGAAGACCGTCAGAATGCGGAAGAAGGCACGTTGATTGAAACGCTGCAAGCACGAACGCTGCTGAGCGAAGTCACGTTGGCGGCAGAACAAGCTGAGGTGGCATACCAGGGTGCATGGAAAGACTTGGCCGCCATCGCTGGGCTGCAAGTGTCGACGCCCGCCAGATTGGTGGCCGAACTGGACACTCCACTGACGACTCCGGACTGGGAAACCACCTACCAGGAAATCTTGGCGCAGAGTCCAGAGCTCACCGCCGCCCAAGCGATCGTGTGCGAGAAGCAAGCCCTCGTGCGGCGTCAAAAGGCGCAGCCGATCTCCAATGTGACCGCTCAACTGGGAGCAGGCTACGACGAGGCGACCGAACACGGGATGCTCAACCTGCAGTTGTCGGCTCCAATTCCGGTTTGGAACAAGAACTCCGGGAACATTTCCGCGGCGTACGCTGACTATGTTCGAGCGACTCAAGAAGTCCAACGCATTGAACAATCCATCCGCTCGCGTTTGGCCCGTGCGGCACAGGAATTTGACTCGGCGATGAAATCGGTTCGCAAGTACGAAGATGAAATCATTCCGCAAGCGAAGAAGAGTCTGGAACTGTCCGAGGAAGCCTATCGTGCTGGCGAGCTGGAGTTCTTGCAGGTTCTGATTGTTCGACGCAGTTATTACGAGTCTTCGATTCGTTTGATCCAGGCCCGCGGGAACCTGGCCCAAGCCGCCTCCAAAATGGACGGTCTGTTGCTGACCGGCGGACTGGATTCGCCAACCGACTACACCGACGGGGATGGCATCCGCGGTGCATCCTTCGGCGGGCAGTAGGCAAAACCAAAGTCTGCTTTCGCGGTGTTCGGAGGACTCCTGCAGCGAGTCACCCGGGGCGGGCAAGTCATGAACGTCGGCTGAATCGCGCTCAGCCGACGTGGAGTGTTGGGAGACAAAAGCTGTTCACGCCCATGGACAGAAACTTTCCAACGCTCGTCGGTTCACAGCCAAGGCAACGGCGTGATCCTTTGCATCGCCGGCGCGCCAGATGCCCGTTTGAGTGGGCCATGCCGGCCCGTCCACTGCTGAACGGCGGCTGGCATCATGGAGCGGCACATCGCTTGCTTGAAGGGTGGCATCGAAGCGAGAGTGCGTGGGTCTCGCTGTCACAACCTCGGCCGGCATCCTGATTGGCTGGCCGCTATCGGCGAGATGTTGAGTGTCGAAATCATTGGTAGAATGGCAGTCGTCGAGTCGATTGGAGCAGGCATTGGACCGCGGGGTGACAATCCCAGCGGATGTTTGTGGCGAACATCCGCCCCGTCTGAGTCACTCATCCAACGCGACTGCCCGCTTTCCTCGCTTCGATCAGTTTTGGCGTATGTCCGACCGTGTTTCCGCTTTGTCCTCCATCCTGCGTTCGCCGGCGAGGATTCTGGGCATTGTGTTGATGCTGGTGTTCATTGCCGAGGTCGGCGTGATGTTGGCGTTACCGCATGTGATGCCGGACTTCCTAGGCGAGACCGGCACCGCGGTCCTGGACGCCGTGTTGTTGACGCTGGTGTGCGCGCCTGTCCTGTGGTGGGTCATCATTGGTCCACTGCGGCGAATTGCGGTTCAAGAACACGGTCGCAGCGAAACGATTGTCGCCAACGCCAGCGAGGGCATTCTGACGTTCGACCATGACGGAGTGATCCTGTCGTGTAATCGTGCGGCAACGGAGTTGTTTTCGACCGAGATGGATCTGGTGGTGGGCACGATGACGAGCGCGTTCCTGGAGGAGTTGCCCCAGTCGTTCGAGTCCTTGCCCGCCTCCTTCCGACTCAGTGCCAAGCGACCTGATGGCAGCACGTTCCCAGTCGAAGTGTCGGTGAGCGAATACCCGTCGGAATCCAAACGGCTTCGCATCGCGATCATTCGTGACCTGACAGCGGCGGAGTTGGCTGAATCGGAACGGTTGATGATGGCCCGCGAAACCGAAGCGTTGCGAGCACAGCAAATGACCACGCTGGCTCAATTGGCCACCGGGGTTGCCCATGAGATCCGCAACCCGTTGACGTCGATCAAGATGCTCATCCAGGTCAATCGCAGCAAATTTGCTGAGGAAGGGTTGCCGACCGACGACCTTGAATTGGTGGAGCAGGAAATCCGTCGGATGGAGCGCAGCGTCAACGGCCTGTTGGATTTCGCACGTCCAGAACAAGGCGAACAGTCGGTCTTTCCAATTCAAAATGTGATCCAGAAAACCACACAGTTGGTCGAAGGCCGTTGTGGGCAGCAGGGTGTGAAGCTCACGGTCGAATGCGATGAAACTCCTCTTCATATCGAAGGTGACGCATCACAGCTCCAGCAGCTGTTGCTCAATCTTTCCCTCAATGCACTGGATGCCCTGCCCGACGGAGGCGAAGTGACCATTCGTGCCGTTGCCAGCAACGGGGAACTCGAAGTGTCGGTGGTCGACACGGGAGCTGGGATCCGGGATGACATGCTGGATAAATTGTTCACCCCGTTCTCGACCAGCAAACCGACCGGCGTTGGTCTCGGGTTGGGGATCTGCCGCCGAATCGCCAACTCGCACCATGGAACGCTGACAGGGGAAAATCGAGCTCAGGGGGGCGCGGAGTTTCGACTGACGCTGCCGTTGGCCGATCAATCCACCAACCGATCGAATGACTCATCGATTGACAAGGTCTCATGCAAAGTCTCTTAGTCATTGATGATGAACCCTCGATCTGCAAAGCGTTCGAGCGAGCTTTCTCGAGCGATACCATTTCGGTGTTGACCGCGAAAGACGGTGCCGAAGGCGAGCGATTGTTTACGGATGCAAAACCGGACGTCGTCGTAATTGATTTGAGCTTGCCCGATGTCAGTGGGTTGGAACTCTTCAAGCGTCTGCGTGAACTGGACGCGCGAGTTCCGTTCATCTTCATCACGGGGCACGGAACGGTTCAGTCCGCCATCGAAGCGACCAAGTTGGGAGCGTACGACTACCTTTTCAAACCACTCGAACTGGACGAGATTCGGACGCTGCTCGACAAAGCGTTCAAACTCAGCCGGATGGTCCGCGTTCAACCAGTGCTCGCCGAATCGGACGCTGAAAAAGAGTCGACGGGCGATGCGATCGTCGGTCGCTGCAACGCGATGAAGGAGGTCTACAAGGCCATCGGCCGGGTGGCGTCGCAGAACTTGACGGTGTTGTTGCTGGGCGAAAGCGGGACCGGCAAAGAGGTTGTTGCCCAAGCGATCTACCATCACAGCGCTCGGTCCACCGGACCGTTTCAAGCGATCAATTGTGCGGCGATCCCAGACGCATTGCTGGAAAGCGAGATCTTCGGGCATGAAAAAGGCGCGTTCACCGACGCACACCGGCAACGCATCGGGAAACTTCAGCAGGCAGATGGGGGCACCTTGTTCTTGGATGAGGTCGGCGATATGTCGCCGATGACTCAGGCCAAGTTGCTGCGAGTGCTGCAGGATCAAACGTTTGAACGTGTTGGCGGCAACACACCCATCCAGGTCGATGTCCGGATCATTGCCGCCACCAATCATGATTTGAAGCAGTTGGTTTCCGAAGGGCTGTTTCGATCGGATCTGTACTTTCGACTGAGTGTGGTCACGATTCAGTTACCACCGCTGCGAGAACGCGAGGATGACCTGCGAGTGTTGGCCGAGTACTTTCTGCGCCGCTACAGCAATGAATTCGGAAAAGACATTCGCACGATCGCGCCAGAGACACTGGAAGTGCTGGGGGCCTATCACTGGCCTGGGAATGTGCGTGAACTCGAAAGCGTGATGAAGCAATCGTTGCTGACCGCTCGCGGCAATGTTCTGTTGCCCGATTTCTTGCCGCCCCTGGGGGACGTACGCGGACACGCCGGGGATTCCTCGGGGCCCGAGTTTCTCTCGGAGAAATTTGTTGTTGAGCGGCTCGAGGCTGGCACCGACAACTTGTACGCCGAAGCCATTTCCATCGCCGAGCGTCAACTGTTTCGTCAAGTGCTCACGCACACGGCCGGCAACCAGCTCAAAGCGGCGACTCTGCTCGGGATCAGCCGCGTGACCCTGCGGAGCAAGCTGAAGTCGCTGGGGATCGAAGCCGCGGACTTCGCCAACTGAGCTCCGCCGCCGTCTGAGCGGGGCGGGGGCCGGCGGACGTCACCGGTGTGCAAGGTGGCGGGCAGGGGCTTTCGCCCACGAACCTTGTTGAGAAGGCATTCACAAACAGGTTCGTCGATCAATGAAGTCAGGGATCGCTGCCCACCTTGTTGTCATCGAGGCCTCGGGCAAACCAAGGGTAGATCGTGGGGATCACGAGCGAGGTCAGGAGCGTTGAGGTGATCAGACCACCGATCACAACGGTCGCCAGAGGACGCTGCATCTCGGCACCATCACTGGTCGAAAGGGCCATCGGCAAGAACCCAAGGCTGGCCACGAGTGCCGTCATCAAGACCGGACGCAAGCGAACCAGAGCGGTGTCGTGACTGACGTCTTGCAGTGGCATCCCTGATTGGCGGGAATGCTCCGCCGCACTCACCCACACCAAACCATTGAGCACCGCGACGCCAAACAAGGCGATGAACCCGACGCCGGCGGAAATGCTGAACGGCATTTCGCGAAGATACAACGCAATGATTCCGCCGGAAGCCGCCATGGGAACCGCCAGGAAGATCAGCAGCGCCAATCGCATCGAACCAAGGCTGGTGTGCAACAACAGCATGATGATCATCAGCACGATCGGCGTGATGATCGCCAGTCGTTTGCTGGCGGATTGTAGGTTTTCAAAGTCACCGCCCCACCGCACTTCGTATCCTGGAGCGAATTCAACTTGTTCCGCAACCGCGGTTTGGGCTTCGGTGACGAAGGTGGCGACATCGCGTCCCCGAACATTGGCCGAGATGAACGTTCGTCGACGGTTGCCTTCGTGTTCAATGGTGGGCGGGGTTTCTTCCAATCGAATGTCGGTCAGTTCCTTCAGAGGGACCGATTTTCCGTTGGAGTCCGCAACGGGAACTTGCTCGAGCAAGTCGAGGTTTTCTCGCCACTGCTGCGGAACACGAACCATGATCGGGTACCGCGCACGTCCTTCGAAGACTTGACCAACTTGATGTCCCCCCAGTGATGAGACGACGTCCAACACGGTTTGGGCATCAATGCCGTATTGGGCCAGGGCCTGAGGTTTGGTTTTGATCGTCAGGGTGGAAAGGTTGGCTTGGTAGTCTGCTTTGACATCCACTGCACCAGGAATG is a genomic window containing:
- a CDS encoding sigma-54-dependent transcriptional regulator encodes the protein MQSLLVIDDEPSICKAFERAFSSDTISVLTAKDGAEGERLFTDAKPDVVVIDLSLPDVSGLELFKRLRELDARVPFIFITGHGTVQSAIEATKLGAYDYLFKPLELDEIRTLLDKAFKLSRMVRVQPVLAESDAEKESTGDAIVGRCNAMKEVYKAIGRVASQNLTVLLLGESGTGKEVVAQAIYHHSARSTGPFQAINCAAIPDALLESEIFGHEKGAFTDAHRQRIGKLQQADGGTLFLDEVGDMSPMTQAKLLRVLQDQTFERVGGNTPIQVDVRIIAATNHDLKQLVSEGLFRSDLYFRLSVVTIQLPPLREREDDLRVLAEYFLRRYSNEFGKDIRTIAPETLEVLGAYHWPGNVRELESVMKQSLLTARGNVLLPDFLPPLGDVRGHAGDSSGPEFLSEKFVVERLEAGTDNLYAEAISIAERQLFRQVLTHTAGNQLKAATLLGISRVTLRSKLKSLGIEAADFAN
- a CDS encoding TolC family protein; the protein is MTKLTFPITLSCLLAISGCAGVNVPSKHVVRQANIEPLPSQVVSVDDAAPPSVETVAYFDDEQVDVSGEGDADSHTGDPPSFPTFVIERAEPWEAEGMSNEGEVSDAAVYTLADIEAMALGNNPAIQSAHATTSKAAGLRSQVGTRPNPTLGYFGQQIADRGTDQHGIYVEQEFVRGNKLGLNREVLGHTQRAQAAEGETQRYRVLTDVRVRFFEAIAAQQQVDATRQFAGVALRGVQVAEDRQNAEEGTLIETLQARTLLSEVTLAAEQAEVAYQGAWKDLAAIAGLQVSTPARLVAELDTPLTTPDWETTYQEILAQSPELTAAQAIVCEKQALVRRQKAQPISNVTAQLGAGYDEATEHGMLNLQLSAPIPVWNKNSGNISAAYADYVRATQEVQRIEQSIRSRLARAAQEFDSAMKSVRKYEDEIIPQAKKSLELSEEAYRAGELEFLQVLIVRRSYYESSIRLIQARGNLAQAASKMDGLLLTGGLDSPTDYTDGDGIRGASFGGQ
- a CDS encoding sensor histidine kinase, with amino-acid sequence MSDRVSALSSILRSPARILGIVLMLVFIAEVGVMLALPHVMPDFLGETGTAVLDAVLLTLVCAPVLWWVIIGPLRRIAVQEHGRSETIVANASEGILTFDHDGVILSCNRAATELFSTEMDLVVGTMTSAFLEELPQSFESLPASFRLSAKRPDGSTFPVEVSVSEYPSESKRLRIAIIRDLTAAELAESERLMMARETEALRAQQMTTLAQLATGVAHEIRNPLTSIKMLIQVNRSKFAEEGLPTDDLELVEQEIRRMERSVNGLLDFARPEQGEQSVFPIQNVIQKTTQLVEGRCGQQGVKLTVECDETPLHIEGDASQLQQLLLNLSLNALDALPDGGEVTIRAVASNGELEVSVVDTGAGIRDDMLDKLFTPFSTSKPTGVGLGLGICRRIANSHHGTLTGENRAQGGAEFRLTLPLADQSTNRSNDSSIDKVSCKVS